In Euleptes europaea isolate rEulEur1 chromosome 10, rEulEur1.hap1, whole genome shotgun sequence, the genomic window ACACACTTGGGCAGCTCTAGTGACTGGAGGGGAGGGTTGTGCTAAAGGAGGTGCAATTGGAGGAGGAGCCGGATGAAGAACTCCAGGAGCGATCTGGAGTGGGGCTGGAGGTGGTGGAACAGCTGGAGCTTGCAAAGCAGCTGTTGGGGGAGGTGGAGGCGGTGGCACTGGAGGGGGAGGAGTGGAGGTCATCGCAGATCTTAATGAAGAAGTAGACAAAGCAGATGGAAGGGGTGGAGGCGGGGGTGGTGGTGTAGGACTCACAAACACGGGTGTTCTGCCTGTAGCAGGTGACTGAGGGCGATTTTCAATCAAACCTGAGGTGGAGCTAAAATAAAAGACATTGCAAGGGGTTACAACCAGAAGGGTGAAGATGAGCCAGTATTCATGCATAAATGGTattcttttacatttttaatatcAGTACTAGAAATCTTTAGAATGTTAGTGCAAAAATAGACAGTAATGCTTCGGCCACTCTCCTGTAAGCTCTCACATTTCTAAACAAGCTGACAACTTCAGTGGTCTTATATAAACTTTCACCTTTTATAAATACACTGGAAAATGTTCTGTCATGTGGCCTACAGAGAGAGCTGAAAAGGAGCAACTTGGGCGATAAAACCATGCTGACAATCCTTTTGAAATACAGAATAAGTAAAACTTTAGAAATGGGACACAAATAATCTCTATATGTGCTGAACAAATGTAGTTGGCAACTACGTGTTGGAATGTGCATCATATCCAACAAATGTTCTAGTATTTCTTGAAGTCCAGGATCATTAAAATGCTAATACAAATAATTTTGTAGGCTCAAACAGGACATCTGAACTATTCTTTTCAAACAAAAGCATTCTCGAAAGTTTGAAGTCACAACAATGATACATCAAAATCCCTGGTAAATATGCATTTTGTACATTCCTGATTCTGATATGTTACTTTTCTAAAACAAAGACCTATCATgggaatatttttctttctgtgtaTACATTTACAGCAAATATCTCATGCACTGCTAATATCAGTGTTTCATACCTGACGCACGGTGGAATGGGTTTAACATCTCCACCTCCATgcattggtgggggtgggggtggctcatGTGGTCTTACTAATACGCGTTCCTCTGCCCTATTCAGTAGTTCGGTCATCTGGCTGTATGGCAATGCAGAAAGGGAATAAGGTCCATCCATATGTTCCACATATGCCTGAGGTCTGAATAAAAACAAATCCCAAGCCCAGattatattaattaattatattatctCTCCTTTTACTTTCATTCCTTAAATATCTCAAAGAAATTGGCAAAAAACATTGGGTTGCTCTAATATATACCCAGCAAGAGAAGTAGTTGTAGTATGAAATGGTCAGTAATATTTGGTATATCAGTCTGTGCTAAACTATGCTAACAtagaaaaaaacaataataagtAAATTGTGACAGGTTCAGTATTTCAAATCCAAAATACAATGTAATGATGATTCTACAGCTCTGAAACAGCAATGGCAAAGGAACATACTGAAGGAAGCAAGAAGAAGCTGATCAACACAGGAGGAATTACAGATGCAGCAGGTGGTGTGGGAAGGTCCAACGGGCCCATCTCAGGCATACGTGGGCAAGGAGCAACCCATTTGGACCTTGGAGAGGCTCCCCCAAAGGTGCATCCAGTGATAACCACCAACAGGGAAGGGTAATAGGGATTGGTGAAAGTGGAGCTTGAAAAGCCATAGACTGAATCAGGGAAAACGTGTGAAAAAAACTAGTAGGTTATGAAGAGACGCAGAACCGGGTTTGGCACGTGACAATGCTCTTTTAATACTGTATCTGTGGGATAAAACAATTCAAAATATGGCTTAAAACTTCATTTTAACCCTAGGAAAAGCTTTAAATATCTTTCCAGAAAGTGACTCATCATTACGGTTTTATAATTGTGATATACAAACAAGAACCTTAGGCTATGCCACATATGCACAATGATCAGCTATTAAAAAAAGATgggaccaaaaaaacccccaaaagaaCACCTTGTCTCAAAATGTGACGCAGGGCCATTAGCAACTTCAATGTGCTTATGTAAGAGACTCGCATCATCTTCAGCAAGTTCTGGACCCTGGGCTAGCTTCTGCCACTCTCTCCGTCTGTCATGGGGAGCCCGCGGCACTTTTTCCGGTTCATGAGGACGATCTAAATTCTTCTGCTAAAAAAGAACACAAAGACAAACTGGCAACTGAAACAGTTATGTTCAGAAAACTACAGTGAGGTCTGCCATACCACAAGACAAAAATCTTAATTATAACAGAAGCATAATTCAAGATACAGAACAGTGCTTATCAGTACAATTTcataacacacaaacacaggttTACAATGTTCTATAATTATTATGTTAACTGCCCATATTGAAGAAAAGGTGTTCTACAGAGTCTATGTTTAATCTCTTCCATCTCCTGCTAGGCAAGAAATCATACAGGGGGCTGGGAAAGGCCTCTTCCTGAAACTCTGGAGTACTGTAGCCAGTCAGGGTTGACAGCGGAGGgctagtataaagcagcttcttaAATTTAAGAAGCATTTTATTCCTAAAGATGTACAGTTGCATGACAGAAAAGATTTCAAAATTAACTCTATTAAGTGTTCAAACTTTCTGAATAAAAGAACAACCTTCAAGGTCACAATCAAGAAGCATAATACcttctgctttcttttttcttttcttttgtcttctGTATCTTGCAACATCTTCTCTTTCCAAAGATCAAAGAAATATGAAGGATTGGTGTAAAACTTCAAACCCTCTTTTCCATCATCTCTATGGTTCAAGAAAATATTAAATGACTAAATACAAGGGTTATCTATCAACATTTTATTGGTAAATAGACTTGGCTTCCTTGGAAAGCATATAGCAGCAAACAGATTGTAGGTCTTGCACCTCCAAATGAAGGAAGGATATTTCTTTAACAGCAAAGGCTGCATTAGACCAAGAGATTGCTACAAATTCCCCAAATGACAGCACAGCCATGGTAATTACTTATTGTGCATAATTTAATAGTGCCTTATCATAAGGGCCAGTGGATGCCTATTTCAATTTCTAAGAAAATGCCATCTACAATAAAGCACCTCTCAGGAAAACAAGTAAAAACTAGACGTTAATGATGAAATCATGACAAGGCATATTGCAAAGTGCAGGATCTGGAAGAAATCTTTAAGCCACTGTCTACATTCTTCATATCTGTTTTTCCATGGGCTTATAAATCCATTTGAAAATAGCACTCCTCATGATGCCCACTGCATCCAAGTTTTTTAATTGGACATGTTTGAAGAGGAGCTTGAAGGATGGACAGGGCTATGAATGCTATTCCAAACAGACAGAGCAATTATTCTTTATTCCCCCTGAAATGTAACATTATACTTTCTTCCCAGAATAACATATAAAACATAATCACAGCCAAACACCAAGTTCTACAACCTAAAGAAGCTGCTAGCCATGGAAGCCAAGGTTGGTTTATGGTAATTCTGGGGCCATGGGAAAAAgggctactacctggcagtgaaTATTACCTTTCCCTAgctttaacagccattggctattcatctaccatttcacacttttaaaaggggggaggatatgaaaaaaaaattttttgacaCTATAGAGATAAAAGTTgtcacatctctcacgcaattcactgatctacttgacagcagataacgcagtatccgcttctcagaaagtgtcattagctgttttatccagggagtaatataCTTATTTTGTgtagtattattttgtgaacatactaaaacaatgtgggcttgggagtctatttcatctggataaaatgggCATTTGggttcttctgcaataatgttATTGAACCTCCCTTGCATattggctgagtctaaggcatttcACCTTGTCAATAAGAACGTTTGtataaatttatggatttctaaccagcggaaatagtctggcaaggaaaaagttctgttaaaAGGTATCTGGAAAAAGCGAGGTAAACATTTACGATTTGTGCCTTTAAACActaacactaaggaccaatcctcatttaagatcttgttttgtaattgtttacagcttgctttccaaatactattccttgcagctttcaatcACTCTATTGGAAGgggaaatcttttgtctaacctactagtccaggtggacacagtGATATTTGAGATGCACTGTAAATTAGCATAAAGTTTACTAATGATACAGTGGTAACAGTAATGTGTCACTGCCATTTCTTCACTGAGCAGCCACGCTTGATACAAATGAAGCTGGAGTGTGGGGAATAATGGAGAGGTGTGAAAGAATGTACTCTGTAAAAAGCTGCAGCATGAGAGACAGGAAAACCAAGAGAGTTTGTTGTAAGGCAAAGAACTATTCTCTAATTATATGATATGCTGGCAAGAAAGACAGGAATAGTGTTTGATTTCTAAGAGATTCAGGCTCAGGCCTGTTTTGAGCTACACCATCTATCATGAAGAGATGAATTACAGCTGTGATGAAGAAAATGATCTCTGCATATTCTCAAAGACACTTTTCTACAATTATCCAAGACTCAGACCAAGGCTATATTCTAACATAAATAAAACACTGGAAAGTATGGAATTCTCTTTGTAGTTTGGATTGAGTTTTCATTTCTGGGGTTAAAAGAACAAGGTAAAAGAAAATACATGCTACAAGACCACACACCTGCAAGAGATATATTTCCTACTTATTTAAATCCTAGGAACCAAAGCCAGCCACTAGCACAAGCACACGTGCTTGCTCCAGTGAAGCAGACAATTACACACTCGCAATGAGTCTCTTAATGAAGAACAAAAGTTACCACAAGGCAGGTACCTTGAATGTTCAAACAAATATAACCCTAGAGTAACTATTTAACCTAGTGACCACTGGAAACAAAATCCATAACAGTTAAGTCACAAGGATCTGATTCTGTCACTCCTGATAATTAATCCACTTCTAAAATTagactaggagccccgtggcgcagagtggtaagctgcagtaatgcagaccaaagctctgctcacgacctgagttcgatcccgacagaagtcggtttcaggtagccggctcaaggttgactcagctttccattcttccgaggttggtaaaatgagtacccagcttgctgggggtaaagggaagatgactggcaaaccaccccgtaaacaaagtctgcctagaaaatataaggatgtgacatcacccccatgggtcaagaatgacctggtgcttgcacaggggaccgttaccttaaAATTAGACTCTTTCATTGATTAGAGCTACTTTTAGAAAGGGATTAGAGCTGTAGTAGAATTGAACAATCCAGAGAACAGGGCACCTTCATAATGGAACAGGATTGTAGTCCACTGCAATAATTATTCTAGGTATCATCTTACTTTTAGTGCACTGTCTTCTACCTTCCTAATTCCATTAATCCTTGTCTAGGCCGTCAGGGTTCACATTGCTTAGTAATTCTGTAATACCAGTCCAATTGCATTGTTCACTGGATGACTATGCTTTATGactgcatttttttaattttgtattctgcatcgagtctcagcaagaaaggtgggagaCAAATAAATACTCAAAGATTCATTAATGACCATTGCAAAATATAAAACACTTCATTTTTTCCCCCCACACTTACCTGTAAGGTGTAAGTATGTTGAGTGGAGGAGGCTGTTCACATATATCATAAGTCTCTTGCAGTGGAATTGGAAGAGTCTTACGGTCAAAGAGCTGCTGATCTTGAGTAGTGGAGCTTCTGAAAGCTTTCCTCATTGTTATATCCTGTAATGAGACTGAAAGGGACATTAACATTTAGATGACCAGTGTTACAGATGATGTTGGGGAAGAAAAAGGACTTTGGAAAATTGCTTTACCGTAGGAAAAAAATTGTACACAGAAATTGTTGGTCTGGTTAAGACCAagattgaaagagatcttggggttataGTGAATagttcaatgaaaatgttgacccagtgagtggcagcagtgaaaagggCAAACTCAATATTAaggggttattaggaaagggactgagaaTAATATGGCAAATATTGTAATTCCCTTGTATAGAGCCATGGTGCAACTTCATTTGGAATACTAcgtacagttctggttgccagATCtctaaaaggatattgcagagctgaagAAAGTATAGAAGAAAGCAAACAATACAATCAAGGGGTTGGGACACttttcctacaaggaaaggctggagGGTTTGGGATTTtgtagtttagaaaaaaagaaagctaaggggggacatgatagagatatattaaattatgcatgggatacagaaagggagctttttctccctctcccataatactggaacttAAGGGGACCCAATGACGTTGATGGCAGTAGGTACTGGACAGATAAAAAGGTTTACTTCTTtattcaacaagtaattaaattgtggaattcactgccagtggaggtagtgatggccacatacatagatggctttaaaagggggttagatagattcatggaggataggtctatcaatggctactagccatggctagtaaagggaacctccacaggaacctccacattcagagccaGTAAACTGCTGAatgctaggaagcaacatcaggggaaggctttggcctatGTGCCCTGgttttttggccctccagggtagctggttggctgctgtgtgaaacagcatgctagactagatggatcactggactgatccagcagggctcttcttaggttcttatagtTAACCAGCttacttaaaacaataaataacaattaaaatgttaaaaattatGAACATGCAAACTAGAAAATGCTATGACACTCAGGATTTAAATACTgatatacaaatttcaaataagAGCAATAACTATTACTGCTAATACAGCTATTAACAAGAACAGTAAGCCTGGAGAAAAGGCAAGGTAGGGCCAATGGGCTTTAATATCTGTTGAAGCATGCACTATAGCAGTTTCTATCTGGCAGTAATCCCAGTTTTGCAAAGTAGCCTTGACTGCCCAGTATATTAATTTTATGCAATATTTTATTCTATATTAGCACATAAGATTCATTCTCTTTCAGGGTCTCTACTCCACAATTCTCTACTCTACAACAGAAAAAAGATTTCATTGAGCAGAAAACTCAACTGTGGAATGTCTTCTGCTTATCACAATTCATGAAAAGTATCTTTCCCGGGTGGGACCTTGGGACACTTTTTGTTCCGTTATCAGATATATTTTACATGACTAGTGCATTTACAAGCTATTTTTAGATTATTTTTACTATATTTAATATCTGTTTTTGAGATTTcttccctctgaaagccttctgAACTTACTTtactttatcccttagaagctctttgatccactgatcttgagcagcatagttttaaatctattgtttgggggatataagggctgagagttctgaacTTACAGTGCAAacccatgcagagttactccagtctaagcaaactgatttcaatgatcttagaatggagtaactctgcatagtatTGCACTGTAGATGCTCAAAAACATTCTTGAAGACTGTATAATACTATAAGCCACAGACAAGACTGAAATAATATAGTGGGAAACAGCATTGGTCTGCCACAATACAATATGGCCTATGTTAAAATAGATGGGCCTTTCTATTGGGTCTCCTCTAACACTGCAAGTGGGAAAAGAGGGATTTAGGCTTCCCTCCTGCACTGTTTTCACCACTGGAAACAAGTGCAGGCGAGCCCATTTGCCCCTTCATTGGGCTCAACAGCCGGAAAATCCAGAagagcccaccccccaccaccacaatgtTTGGAGCAACATGGAGCAACtgagtggtttttttaaaattaatttttcatgAATTAACATTAAGAACAATACAAAACTTTACAgtacaaaacaatacaatacaaaaagtaCAATAcaaattcttttccttttttccattctttatgcttgtggaccaacaggtcataagcacAATAACATCCTCTAAtccaagggtggggaacgtcaggcccgtgggccgtataaggcccgcaaaatcatttggtctggcccttcgtgggtcctggcagatctctagctcagaaggatctaagactggcaatccaccccctcctgcggacaggaatagcctctattcaaggcggatgtgagcttgttttgccgagaaaaggaaccttctttcccccttgcagaagagtcattagctatggagctgctaggaccacccaagaaactgtgttaaccctttcccacccggcccgtggagaaatgtattccctctgtactacaagagggctgggggcggaagtggcggcaatggagggattaaagggggcagggccagaatgcatgggggcgagttcttagctagtgtatcctcatttcatccctgcaggtgatggtagcaggagccggctgtagaatctggccccaacaatgcggagcaggagcaactccggcatgcggctggatggctatgcccgtctggtgcaacagaccatcctgtgctaccaggtggGCGAATGCGCCACCGGTTcgatgcctgcctgtttgcctgtATGGGGGttttctgggcagctgcctgcttggggcttggtcggtaccccctctcccttctggttctttcccctctaagtcctgcaaaagacgcgtagggtgggaaagtgccggatcggggcattactggactgggttccttcgcctacaagcccggAGCAGCTTGttgctcactccgtcttgtgtttgctgccctgcctgaatctcttgggcccagctggggacagcagaggctaatttttaagttgataattttgtatggcccacgaattatgttataaatatccaaatggcccttggcagaaaaaaggttccctaggTTAGTCTGGGTGAATCTATACTGTTTCTCATCTTCcaacttttaaacaattttattaaTGATAGAATATAAAAAGAAAGTTAACCACATTTTAGCCTTATTATTACTAATGCATAGATCATTATACTCTTCAAACTATCTTAACATGTCTATTATATATGGTAAATAAAGCATATCCTAATGATAAAAATTAGCTTTAGTTGTTTCATCATTCATTTTTTGGGTGTTAATTCTATTCtaataaaaatcagaaaaattagttaaatttcctgcattttattcATTATTACTGCCACTTTGCAAATTCATAAGCTTATCTACACCTCAATGCCATCTCTATAGCTATTTAAAAACTATTTGACATTTAATTACACAGTTTAAGAGCCAATCATAATACAATTTCCAATTTTTCTCGAACTCTTCCATGGGTCTTTTATTCACAAGATtcgtcagcttggccatcactgcatattctgctggTTTGTCTAGCCAGTCTTCTGTTCTAGGTACTTCTTCCAACTTCCATTTGATGGCAATGACCACCCTTGCAGCAGTAATCTGAAGACTTCCACATTTTTGCCAAATAGTGGTGGTAGAATTCGTAATAACATAGTTTTAGGAACCAAAGGAAAATTAATCTTCAAGATTTTTGGATTTCCCTGTGTACTTcaatccagattttttttatctTCTTACAAGACCACCATGTGTGAATAAAGGTTCCATCTGCCTCTCTGCATTTCCAGCAATGTCCATTAGAACTCTTATTCATCTTACTGATATCCTTGGGAGTGATATACCATTGAAAAAACagtttataccaattctctctcagGCTCTGACTTGCAGTGAATTTTATCGCTTTAGTCCAGAGATGCTCCCATTGTTGCATAGATATTtcttctccaaaattctgcatccacttgACCATACATGGttttacttgttctgtttctgttttgtatttcAATAACAGTTTGTATATATTTGCCCAAAAGATGGTCTTTACTTTTCTCAATCAACTTTTCAAAATTGGTAAATTCTCTAAATTTGCCTTCTGTATAACAGTTTTTTCTTATTCTCAAGACCAGCTAGGAATACGTTAGCCAatctgtttttctctctttttattgTATCCCAGTTTTTAATTTGTCCACCTGTATAGATCATGTCTTGGTATGTTATATAATCCAGAAGTTTCCTTTCTGCTATATTGTAATATGCTTCAACTGGAGACATTAACGGTGATGGGCTAGGTTAAAAGAAGATAAAGATCCCccgcgcaagcaccgggtcattcctgacccatggagtgacatcacatcccaatttttcctaggcagactttgtttatggggtggtttgccagtgcctttccacagtcatcttccctttaccccctgcaagctgggtactcattttaccgacctcggaaggctggaaggctgagtcaaccttgagccagctacatgaaaccaacttctgtcgggattgaactcaggtcgtgagcagagcttggaatgcagtagtgcattttaccactctgcgcaacaGGCCTCCTGTAATGGGCTAAGCCtccttttatttttcattcatgATTTCATTAAGCCATCCTTAATTGTATGTTTAGTAGAGTATCCAGTGCCTTTTGTTGTCTTCCAAAGTTGATAATGCAATACTTCTTTCATTTCACCCCTCTCCAGTTTTAGCAGGCTCTGATTTGGAATTTTTATCCTTTCTGTAATCCAGACTAGATCAGCCGCTTGATAATAAAGTTTCTAATTTGTAAGGCCACTCCACCTCTAGCCTTTTCATCCTGTAATACTTTACGTCTGatcctgggggttttcccattccaaacaaatttgaagcctgcctaatatttcaagttgctgctgtgatgtggtttaTCTAGAGACTGGTCAATGATCACGATTATCATTGTTTATCATATCACAGTCTGGctggatggttagattattttaatcctttattttaaccttttgtttaatcccaaaatatggtacattttatatattccatacttaattgtattgtatactctgtaggggccctggtttgttcatcagggatttgtgtgatctgttttcgattgtgagaatctgtatgagctatcttttgtactatgcctattaaaggacACACTATTATGGTTGGTTCCAGAGGAACCGGGGCATTGCCTTGAAATAGGTCAGACTCTTGGGCTGGCTGGCTTACTAAGTCAGGAGTCATATCAACCGtgtgtttggaatttggttggtgctcagttctagtagaaagggaaggtacccttggtttaaaagggggtaaatgggcctgtgctgacttaatctgggtaaggttatctttaaggttccctagcctcattattatattgttttgttcctttgttgGGAGAATGCGAAAAGAACTAATTAGTTTTGCATCCTCCATTTCGAGTATATCATCAACCGGGTTACATGGCTGGAGCAGAGAGCATCTAGAATCTGGTGGTAGGCTTGATTTACGGTACATGAATTTTAGCTTTGAATCAACTGGGGAGGCATTCTTTAAACTAGTTGGAGACAGATCTATTAAAGGCTTATCAACCTTGTGAGACTCAGCCTGGTTTTGGGGAGCAAAtttagttgattttttaaagaggggcTTGGGAGGGATCTTAGATGAGAGCAGAGGTGCTATTGTTGTTGTGCGAAAGGATTCTTTGGGGAAAATGCTGAATGCCATTAGTCGGTCCTGATTTTCAAGGATCAGCGCTGGGATACGGGGGGAATAAAAAGTAAGGGACAGACGATGTTCACTTAATAATCCTGGGAGTCTATCAAAGTATTTCAAGTCAATATCACTTGGGTGGCAGTGCAATAAGAATGCTAAATGCTCTTTAATTCGCCATTTCCCATGCCAGCTTATAACACGCCCCTGGTAAGAACGTATGCTTAAAGAGATCCTGAAGCTATCAG contains:
- the WASF1 gene encoding actin-binding protein WASF1 isoform X1, translated to MPLVKRNIDPRYLCHTALPRGIKNELECVTNISLANIIRQLSSLSKYAEDIFGELFNEAHSFSFRVNSLQERVDRLSVSVTQLDPKEEELSLQDITMRKAFRSSTTQDQQLFDRKTLPIPLQETYDICEQPPPLNILTPYRDDGKEGLKFYTNPSYFFDLWKEKMLQDTEDKRKEKRKQKQKNLDRPHEPEKVPRAPHDRRREWQKLAQGPELAEDDASLLHKHIEVANGPASHFETRPQAYVEHMDGPYSLSALPYSQMTELLNRAEERVLVRPHEPPPPPPMHGGGDVKPIPPCVSSTSGLIENRPQSPATGRTPVFVSPTPPPPPPPLPSALSTSSLRSAMTSTPPPPVPPPPPPPTAALQAPAVPPPPAPLQIAPGVLHPAPPPIAPPLAQPSPPVTRAAQVCETVLVPQGEMQGLPPPPPPPPLPPPGIRPSSPVTALSHPPTTIVPGPHVPIMPPSPPSQVTPASEPKRHPSTLPVISDARSVLLEAIRKGIQLRKVEEQREQEAKHERVENDVATILSRRIAVEYSDSEDDSEFDEVDWLE
- the WASF1 gene encoding actin-binding protein WASF1 isoform X2 — protein: MPLVKRNIDPRYLCHTALPRGIKNELECVTNISLANIIRQLSSLSKYAEDIFGELFNEAHSFSFRVNSLQERVDRLSVSVTQLDPKEEELSLQDITMRKAFRSSTTQDQQLFDRKTLPIPLQETYDICEQPPPLNILTPYRDDGKEGLKFYTNPSYFFDLWKEKMLQDTEDKRKEKRKQKKNLDRPHEPEKVPRAPHDRRREWQKLAQGPELAEDDASLLHKHIEVANGPASHFETRPQAYVEHMDGPYSLSALPYSQMTELLNRAEERVLVRPHEPPPPPPMHGGGDVKPIPPCVSSTSGLIENRPQSPATGRTPVFVSPTPPPPPPPLPSALSTSSLRSAMTSTPPPPVPPPPPPPTAALQAPAVPPPPAPLQIAPGVLHPAPPPIAPPLAQPSPPVTRAAQVCETVLVPQGEMQGLPPPPPPPPLPPPGIRPSSPVTALSHPPTTIVPGPHVPIMPPSPPSQVTPASEPKRHPSTLPVISDARSVLLEAIRKGIQLRKVEEQREQEAKHERVENDVATILSRRIAVEYSDSEDDSEFDEVDWLE